In Candidatus Nitrosarchaeum limnium SFB1, the following proteins share a genomic window:
- a CDS encoding hypothetical protein (hypothetical protein Nmar_1191) translates to MAENRLKNETSPYLLQHTHNPVDWYAWNEESLKKAKDENKPIFLSVGYSACHWCHVMAHESFENEDVAKFMNENFINIKVDREERPDLDDIYQKVCQIATGQGGWPLSVFLTPDQKPFYVGTYFPVLDSYGRPGFGSICRQLAQAWKEKSKDIEKSADKFIVALQKTDTVKVPSKLDKTILDEAAMNLFQLGDAAYGGFGSAPKFPNAANVSFLFRYAKLTGLSKFNEFALKTLNKMARGGIFDQIGGGFHRYSTDAKWLVPHFEKMLYDNALIPVNYVEAYQITQDPFYLEVLNKTLDFVLREMTAKNGGFYSAYDADSEGIEGKFYVWKKSDIKVILGDDSDLFCLYYDVTDGGNWEGNNILCNNINISAVSFHFGMPEEKIKKILTMCSQKLLKSRSMRVAPGLDDKILTSWNALMITAFAKGYGVTDDLKYLDAAKNCIHFIETTLLVDDKLLRTSKNGITKIDGYLEDYSYFANALLDVFEVEPDSKYLDLALKLGNYLVDHFWDSESSSFFMTSDNHEKLIIRPKSNYDLSLPSGNSVSCSVMLRLYHLTHDEKFLKIATQIMESQAQIAAENPFGFGYLLNTIYTYMQKPTEITIINPENSEITKFLHSKFLPESILVTIHNKEQLDKLAKFPFFAGKTFSEKTSVFVCKDFTCSLPLQSIPEINLNL, encoded by the coding sequence GTGGCAGAAAACAGACTAAAAAATGAAACTAGTCCCTATTTATTACAACATACACACAATCCAGTTGACTGGTATGCATGGAATGAAGAATCCCTAAAAAAGGCAAAAGACGAAAACAAGCCAATATTTCTAAGTGTAGGGTATAGCGCATGTCATTGGTGTCATGTGATGGCACACGAATCATTTGAAAATGAAGACGTCGCAAAATTCATGAATGAGAATTTTATAAACATCAAAGTTGACCGGGAAGAACGACCAGACCTTGATGATATCTATCAAAAAGTTTGCCAAATTGCAACAGGGCAAGGTGGTTGGCCTCTTAGTGTATTTCTGACTCCTGATCAAAAACCATTCTATGTTGGAACTTATTTTCCAGTTTTGGATTCTTATGGACGTCCTGGATTTGGAAGTATCTGCAGACAACTAGCACAAGCTTGGAAAGAAAAATCAAAAGACATTGAAAAATCAGCAGATAAATTTATTGTTGCACTTCAAAAAACAGATACTGTCAAAGTCCCTTCAAAATTAGATAAGACTATTCTAGATGAGGCAGCTATGAACTTGTTTCAACTTGGTGATGCTGCATATGGTGGATTTGGCTCTGCTCCAAAATTTCCTAACGCTGCTAATGTCTCGTTTTTGTTTCGTTACGCAAAACTAACAGGACTTTCAAAATTCAATGAATTTGCGCTTAAAACTCTCAATAAAATGGCTAGGGGTGGAATCTTTGATCAGATTGGTGGGGGATTTCATAGATATTCTACAGATGCAAAGTGGTTAGTCCCTCATTTTGAAAAGATGCTTTATGACAATGCATTGATTCCCGTAAATTATGTAGAGGCCTATCAAATTACCCAAGACCCATTTTATCTTGAAGTTCTAAACAAAACATTAGATTTTGTGTTACGTGAAATGACTGCAAAAAATGGTGGATTCTATTCTGCATATGATGCAGATTCTGAAGGAATAGAAGGAAAATTTTACGTGTGGAAGAAAAGTGATATCAAAGTGATTTTAGGAGATGACTCTGATTTATTTTGTTTATACTATGACGTTACAGACGGTGGAAACTGGGAAGGTAACAACATCCTGTGCAATAATATCAACATATCTGCAGTTTCTTTTCATTTTGGAATGCCTGAAGAGAAAATCAAAAAAATTCTTACTATGTGCTCTCAAAAATTATTAAAATCTCGTTCTATGCGAGTTGCACCAGGTCTTGATGATAAGATACTAACATCTTGGAATGCATTGATGATAACTGCATTTGCAAAAGGATATGGTGTTACCGATGACCTAAAATATTTAGATGCTGCAAAAAACTGTATCCATTTTATAGAGACAACTCTTCTTGTTGACGATAAATTATTGAGAACATCAAAAAATGGAATCACAAAAATTGATGGATACCTTGAAGACTATTCTTATTTTGCAAATGCACTACTTGATGTATTTGAAGTAGAACCAGACTCAAAGTATTTGGACCTGGCTTTAAAATTAGGAAATTATCTTGTTGATCACTTTTGGGATTCTGAAAGTAGCAGCTTTTTTATGACATCCGATAACCATGAAAAATTAATTATTCGTCCAAAAAGCAATTATGATTTGTCCCTGCCATCTGGTAATTCAGTTTCATGTAGTGTGATGCTTAGGTTGTATCATCTTACTCATGATGAGAAATTCTTGAAAATTGCAACTCAAATAATGGAATCTCAGGCTCAAATTGCAGCAGAAAATCCGTTTGGATTTGGCTATCTTCTAAATACAATTTACACATACATGCAAAAACCAACTGAAATTACAATTATTAATCCTGAAAACTCTGAGATAACAAAGTTCCTTCACTCCAAATTTTTACCTGAATCTATTTTAGTTACAATACATAATAAAGAACAACTAGACAAACTTGCTAAATTTCCATTTTTTGCAGGTAAGACTTTTAGTGAAAAGACATCTGTTTTTGTTTGTAAAGATTTTACTTGTTCATTACCTTTACAATCAATTCCGGAAATAAACTTGAATCTCTAA
- a CDS encoding hypothetical protein (hypothetical protein Nmar_1192), which translates to MSKDITTEDRERVKLLQIISSSKNEFKKLTLVQLKRLQELVEKKDYSHDKKAQKSKVKLLNKINVRIYELEEGKGIFY; encoded by the coding sequence ATGTCCAAAGATATAACCACAGAGGATCGAGAACGTGTAAAACTATTACAAATCATATCTAGCTCAAAAAATGAATTCAAAAAACTTACCTTGGTTCAATTAAAGAGATTGCAAGAGTTGGTAGAAAAAAAAGATTACAGCCATGATAAAAAGGCACAAAAATCCAAAGTCAAACTATTAAATAAAATCAATGTTCGAATATACGAACTAGAAGAAGGCAAGGGAATATTCTACTAG
- a CDS encoding hypothetical protein (hypothetical protein Nmar_1680), producing MQKYDQIRLGYVFAIASAITFGSVSVLAKPLVSSVDPILLASLVYIISAITLSPFAQKKKKNITKKDLLLIFSIAGCGAVIAPILYFVGLTHASASDAALIANGEVFFSVLLAVMFFRERLKVVGWVAIILVLAGMIIITTNLNLTDFTLQQIHYKDMLLILSNLFWAFDNNLSRYLAQKMDVANIVQIKSAIGGGVLLVIALLIFRVDVNLQTEHIIPILVLGSVGFAASLFFFLQGLKRIGTVRTITIFSMSAVFGLVAANVFLGEQISWTQIMAAGIMIFGVYLVSRRETVIHPA from the coding sequence ATGCAAAAATATGATCAGATACGTTTGGGCTATGTATTTGCAATAGCATCTGCCATCACATTTGGTTCAGTATCAGTATTAGCAAAACCACTAGTATCATCAGTTGATCCTATTTTACTTGCATCTTTAGTTTACATCATATCGGCAATTACTCTGAGTCCTTTTGCACAAAAGAAAAAGAAAAATATTACAAAAAAAGATCTTTTACTGATTTTTTCAATAGCTGGATGCGGAGCAGTTATTGCACCTATATTGTATTTTGTAGGATTAACACATGCCAGTGCATCAGATGCTGCTTTGATTGCAAATGGAGAAGTTTTCTTTTCGGTGTTACTTGCAGTGATGTTTTTCAGAGAAAGACTAAAAGTAGTTGGATGGGTTGCAATTATACTAGTTTTAGCTGGAATGATAATTATCACTACAAATCTTAATTTAACAGATTTTACTTTGCAGCAAATACATTACAAGGACATGTTACTAATTTTGTCTAATCTGTTTTGGGCATTTGATAATAATCTAAGTAGGTATCTTGCACAGAAAATGGATGTTGCAAATATTGTGCAAATAAAATCTGCCATTGGAGGAGGAGTGTTACTTGTAATTGCATTATTGATATTTAGAGTAGATGTTAATTTACAAACAGAGCACATAATTCCGATTTTAGTTCTAGGTTCTGTTGGATTTGCAGCATCTCTATTCTTTTTCTTGCAGGGCTTAAAGAGAATAGGTACGGTTAGAACAATTACGATATTTTCAATGTCAGCTGTATTCGGTCTTGTAGCAGCTAATGTATTCTTGGGAGAGCAAATTAGTTGGACTCAGATTATGGCTGCAGGCATCATGATTTTTGGAGTTTATCTTGTGAGTAGAAGAGAGACGGTCATACATCCCGCATAG
- a CDS encoding hypothetical protein (hypothetical protein Nmar_1694): MLGVAQMNKIFYVVIPIAAFSIILLNAFFGHLIFVSDTQQVINKYSVYVHLLSEWNSSSKNIVFEVTNSWYKSDKSHVITGFNSESKEYNTNQLQKIHGKSYVELKHEFSDCQEEWQPMLYRKAVDNMRHEIEYVQGNQLSTDPDVSVYPDIENDNYDNSEQQLKIKNGYVQFFPICTSKDITSYDYSVKTDNKNLGFDVYFVSSSIQRDNFPNYNFDFYGESGCFGQNKQSYSGTCNNIKKDSGLLVVFPDELVPWTTKVTVNLYEH; encoded by the coding sequence ATGTTGGGGGTTGCCCAGATGAACAAAATATTCTATGTCGTAATTCCAATAGCTGCGTTTTCTATAATACTTCTTAACGCCTTTTTTGGTCATTTAATTTTTGTATCTGATACTCAACAAGTGATAAACAAATACTCTGTGTATGTTCATTTATTGTCTGAATGGAATAGCAGCTCAAAGAATATTGTTTTTGAGGTCACAAACTCATGGTACAAATCAGATAAATCTCATGTCATCACAGGATTTAATTCAGAATCAAAAGAATACAATACAAATCAACTTCAAAAAATCCATGGTAAATCATATGTTGAATTAAAGCACGAATTCAGTGACTGTCAAGAAGAATGGCAACCAATGCTCTATAGAAAGGCTGTTGATAATATGCGACATGAGATAGAATATGTACAAGGAAATCAACTAAGTACTGATCCTGATGTTTCTGTGTATCCTGATATAGAAAATGATAACTATGATAATTCAGAACAGCAATTAAAAATCAAAAATGGATATGTGCAATTTTTCCCTATATGTACGTCTAAAGATATTACATCGTATGATTATAGTGTAAAAACTGATAACAAGAATTTGGGTTTTGATGTGTATTTTGTTTCATCATCTATTCAGCGTGACAATTTTCCAAATTATAACTTTGATTTTTACGGCGAATCTGGTTGCTTTGGCCAAAACAAGCAAAGCTATAGTGGTACATGTAATAACATCAAAAAAGATAGCGGGTTGTTAGTGGTATTTCCTGATGAACTTGTACCATGGACTACAAAAGTAACAGTAAATCTTTATGAACACTAA
- a CDS encoding secreted protein, whose protein sequence is MFMHKVVISVIIAAVVIVGGILASPLFYKVEVNEPLPVALENLEQGLTLEKFSIMDEQKRQVIVDKMPQSVIDMMMKESASLPTLVSENMDDIMGKDSEQADPRTVLSGMFEGLAGHNAMGVAKIIQVNDMTFLRFENFEVTNGPDLRVYITSGGDIHKGVHLEKLKGSKGDQNYLLENIDLGVYDTVVIYCQPFGVYFGKAPLA, encoded by the coding sequence ATGTTTATGCATAAAGTGGTGATATCTGTGATAATTGCAGCTGTTGTAATTGTTGGAGGGATATTAGCTAGTCCACTTTTTTATAAAGTAGAAGTCAATGAGCCATTACCTGTAGCACTAGAGAATCTTGAACAAGGTTTGACCTTGGAAAAATTTTCAATTATGGATGAACAGAAACGTCAAGTAATTGTTGACAAGATGCCTCAATCTGTAATAGATATGATGATGAAAGAATCGGCTAGTCTGCCTACGCTTGTTTCAGAGAATATGGATGACATAATGGGTAAAGATTCTGAGCAAGCTGATCCTAGAACCGTCTTGTCTGGGATGTTTGAAGGATTGGCAGGGCATAATGCTATGGGTGTTGCAAAAATAATTCAAGTAAATGATATGACTTTTCTTAGATTTGAAAACTTTGAGGTAACTAATGGCCCAGATCTTCGCGTTTACATAACTTCTGGAGGTGATATCCACAAAGGTGTTCATTTGGAAAAATTAAAGGGTAGTAAGGGTGATCAAAATTATCTTCTAGAAAATATTGATTTGGGAGTTTATGATACTGTGGTAATTTACTGCCAACCTTTTGGAGTATATTTTGGTAAAGCCCCACTTGCATAA